The Denticeps clupeoides chromosome 5, fDenClu1.1, whole genome shotgun sequence genome includes a region encoding these proteins:
- the znf574 gene encoding zinc finger protein 574 isoform X1: METSSVYMCFPCYQEFPTLEEVLAHQLTCSAEAPTAPALQTEHQQQVVCMPQITQVEYQTSVGVPTSPEPSVPDKRSSSADVPRILYQCGDCEVLFDSLILWQQHRKQGNCQDTGQDQEGPDYGEADGAEVDLVTRVDERENVITHYELEESVDGMKDGQTIVYESQAEINSGSEVQPDLAAEPSQEAVASGTDGPETQEAPPHPETAPVEEDYEEEQEPPVRKRGPKKAKPPSSLLCVDCGMGFGAVAELVSHRRSQHGLADALHRCHVCGESFLNTTLFLYHRKQHRQRQQEMEQVEEAQIETVVESPIPIEVSEVAHGQGLLLLAAAGEGQSLGIPTVLTNEMLQGALVEGVTSQEVEFISEQEENGAEQPEIEAALEAGDENLPKDTEEEKGATEEKEQMDVEEVFTSAPASTLSPTPQQEKSFLCNHCGICFTSEPELLEHRRTQHGLKGALHCCPVCGLEFMNTTQFLYHRREHKNTDAGQGGSAMGAKRILSPPSAASGLSRAKVVRMGMSLLKSSQQENSATVLASEDTEPAKTTIFLQSVTSPQHLQNLSTTPVTLSEAAIPPPPAKLTKDWSRTSLPHVCPHCGRTFTRRCLLRAHVYSHTGEKLFSCKVCGKAFASPNNLLRHSQTHAPIKPFRCGLCGKTFSQAGTLKRHSLTHSRPGARRRVGRVRPGKMSSEDQGPFLHCCPECPASFRMNTQLQKHRLLHTSHPFTCEYCGDAFTRRKDLDLHSLQHQDKEPKSCPQCSAQFLNQAVLDIHLQRCTAQVSELSDCSGSGRGRGQGRGRSMGQLECDMCGHRCVTQEGLELHRLSHTGQTPLRCPLAPCRRRFATSAALGDHVLAHCQGMQGKSQTTPRRFRCQHCGKEFAYASTFAVHMRIHTDERPFECSHCGKRFRQLPHLQDHERIHSGLRPFVCWVCGKSFSVAARLTEHARVHSGEKPYACPRCPATFRSRPNLDKHLRLHADDPIDPAAEAVMGEGESAVQTILLVQAPASPTSVSSVGGAEVEEGAVILPADQVSAAGAILPGSGSSVVILHPSITVPNMSMSSMPISVVESHDVPHTLEFIIEETV, translated from the exons ATGGAGACGTCCTCGGTGTACATGTGCTTCCCCTGCTACCAGGAGTTTCCCACCCTTGAAGAGGTGCTTGCCCACCAGCTGACCTGCAGCGCAGAGGCACCCACAGCCCCGGCCCTACAGACAGAG catcagcagcaaGTGGTGTGTATGCCCCAGATCACCCAGGTGGAGTACCAGACGTCGGTCGGTGTCCCAACGTCTCCAGAGCCCAGCGTACCAGACAAAAGGAGCAGTTCAGCCGATGTGCCTCGAATCCTGTACCAGTGCGGTGACTGCGAAGTCCTGTTTGATTCGCTCATCCTTTGGCAGCAGCACCGCAAGCAGGGCAACTGTCAAGACACGGGGCAGGACCAAGAGGGGCCGGATTATGGAGAGGCCGATGGCGCGGAGGTTGATCTTGTTACAAGAGTGGATGAGCGTGAGAATGTAATCACCCATTATGAACTGGAGGAGAGTGTGGATGGGATGAAGGATGGCCAGACAATTGTGTATGAGAGCCAAGCCGAAATAAATAGTGGAAGTGAAGTCCAACCTGATCTGGCAGCAGAGCCCTCCCAGGAAGCAGTAGCGAGTGGAACGGATGGCCCCGAAACACaggaagctcctcctcatcccgagACCGCCCCGGTGGAGGAGGACtatgaggaggagcaggagccaCCAGTCAGGAAGAGAGGTCCTAAGAAGGCCAAACCCCCATCGAGCTTGCTGTGTGTGGACTGTGGGATGGGCTTTGGGGCCGTGGCCGAGCTTGTGTCCCACCGGCGAAGCCAGCATGGGCTGGCGGACGCGCTGCACCGCTGCCACGTGTGCGGTGAGAGCTTCCTCAACACCACACTCTTCCTCTACCACCGCAAGCAGCACCGCCAGCGGCAACAGGAAATGGAACAGGTCGAGGAGGCTCAGATTGAGACTGTGGTTGAGTCCCCCATACCAATCGAGGTGTCAGAGGTGGCCCACGGCCAAGGCCTCCTGCTCCTGGCAGCTGCAGGGGAAGGCCAGAGCCTGGGCATCCCCACCGTCCTGACAAATGAGATGCTGCAAGGAGCACTTGTGGAAGGGGTCACTTCCCAGGAGGTTGAGTTTATTAGTGAACAAGAGGAGAACGGGGCGGAGCAGCCTGAGATTGAAGCAGCGTTGGAGGCTGGGGACGAGAATCTTCCTAAAGACACGGAGGAAGAGAAAGGGGCTACAGAAGAGAAAGAACAAATGGATGTGGAGGAAGTGTTCACCTCAGCACCTGCCTCCACCTTGTCCCCCACCCCGCAGCAGGAGAAGAGCTTTCTGTGCAACCACTGTGGCATCTGCTTCACGTCCGAGCCTGAGCTGCTGGAGCACCGCAGAACCCAGCATGGTCTGAAGGGGGCTCTGCACTGCTGCCCTGTCTGCGGCCTGGAGTTCATGAACACCACCCAGTTCCTTTACCATCGCCgggaacacaaaaacactgatGCTGGCCAAGGAGGCAGTGCCATGGGAGCAAAGAGGATCCTGTCCCCACCCAGTGCCGCGTCCGGTTTATCCAGAGCCAAGGTGGTGAGAATGGGAATGAGCCTCCTGAAGAGCAGCCAGCAAG AAAATTCTGCCACTGTCTTGGCGAGTGAAGATACAGAGCCGGCCAAAACAACCATCTTTCTTCAGTCTGTCACATCCCCTCAGCACCTTCAGAACCTGTCCACCACTCCTGTGACTTTGTCCGAAGCAGCCATTCCCCCTCCACCGGCCAAATTGACCAAAGACTGGTCACGTACGTCTCTGCCCCATGTGTGCCCGCACTGCGGCCGCACCTTCACCCGCCGCTGCTTGCTGCGTGCCCATGTATACAGCCACACAGGTGAGAAGCTTTTCAGCTGCAAGGTGTGCGGAAAAGCCTTCGCCAGCCCAAACAACCTGCTGCGCCACAGCCAGACCCACGCGCCCATCAAACCGTTCCGCTGTGGCCTCTGCGGCAAGACCTTCTCCCAGGCAGGAACGCTGAAACGCCACTCCCTCACCCACAGCCGGCCTGGAGCCCGCCGGCGGGTTGGCCGTGTCAGGCCCGGCAAGATGTCCTCCGAGGACCAGGGACCCTTCCTGCACTGCTGCCCTGAGTGTCCTGCCAGCTTCCGAATGAACACACAGCTGCAGAAACACAG GCTCCTCCACACCAGTCACCCATTCACCTGTGAATACTGCGGTGATGCCTTCACACGTCGGAAAGATCTGGATTTGCATTCGCTGCAGCaccaag ATAAAGAACCCAAGTCGTGTCCTCAGTGTTCGGCTCAGTTCCTGAACCAGGCCGTTTTGGACATCCACCTGCAGCGCTGCACTGCGCAGGTCTCAGAATTGTCTGATTGcagtggtagtgggcgtgggcGTGGTCAGGGCCGTGGCCGCAGCATGGGACAACTTGAGTGCGACATGTGTGGACACCGCTGTGTGACACAGGAGGGGTTGGAGTTGCACCGGCTCTCGCACACAGGGCAGACACCTCTGCGCTGCCCTCTAGCCCCCTGCCGCCGACGCTTTGCCACCAGTGCTGCCCTTGGTGACCACGTCCTCGCCCACTGCCAGGGCATGCAGGGCAAAAGCCAGACCACGCCCCGCCGCTTTCGATGTCAGCACTGTGGGAAGGAGTTTGCCTATGCGTCCACCTTCGCTGTGCACATGCGCATCCACACTGACGAGAGACCATTTGAG TGCTCCCATTGTGGGAAGCGTTTTCGCCAGCTGCCCCACCTTCAGGACCATGAGCGCATCCACAGCGGCCTCCGGCCGTTCGTCTGTTGGGTGTGTGGAAAGAGCTTCAGCGTGGCGGCGCGCCTGACTGAACACGCGCGAGTGCACAGCGGTGAAAAGCCCTACGCCTGCCCCCGCTGCCCGGCCACCTTCCGCTCGCGCCCAAACCTCGACAAGCACCTCCGCCTCCACGCCGACGACCCCATTGACCCGGCCGCCGAGGCAGTGATGGGCGAGGGCGAGTCGGCGGTGCAGACCATCCTGCTGGTGCAGGCCCCTGCCTCCCCCACCTCTGTGTCCTCGGTCGGCGGggcggaggtggaggagggcgCTGTGATCCTGCCAGCTGACCAGGTCTCGGCTGCCGGTGCCATTCTGCCCGGTTCTGGCTCGTCGGTGGTCATCCTCCACCCGAGCATCACCGTACCGAACATGAGCATGTCATCAATGCCCATCTCAGTGGTGGAGAGTCACGATGTGCCACACACACTCGAGTTCATTATCGAGGAGACGGTGTAG
- the znf574 gene encoding zinc finger protein 574 isoform X2, producing MPQITQVEYQTSVGVPTSPEPSVPDKRSSSADVPRILYQCGDCEVLFDSLILWQQHRKQGNCQDTGQDQEGPDYGEADGAEVDLVTRVDERENVITHYELEESVDGMKDGQTIVYESQAEINSGSEVQPDLAAEPSQEAVASGTDGPETQEAPPHPETAPVEEDYEEEQEPPVRKRGPKKAKPPSSLLCVDCGMGFGAVAELVSHRRSQHGLADALHRCHVCGESFLNTTLFLYHRKQHRQRQQEMEQVEEAQIETVVESPIPIEVSEVAHGQGLLLLAAAGEGQSLGIPTVLTNEMLQGALVEGVTSQEVEFISEQEENGAEQPEIEAALEAGDENLPKDTEEEKGATEEKEQMDVEEVFTSAPASTLSPTPQQEKSFLCNHCGICFTSEPELLEHRRTQHGLKGALHCCPVCGLEFMNTTQFLYHRREHKNTDAGQGGSAMGAKRILSPPSAASGLSRAKVVRMGMSLLKSSQQENSATVLASEDTEPAKTTIFLQSVTSPQHLQNLSTTPVTLSEAAIPPPPAKLTKDWSRTSLPHVCPHCGRTFTRRCLLRAHVYSHTGEKLFSCKVCGKAFASPNNLLRHSQTHAPIKPFRCGLCGKTFSQAGTLKRHSLTHSRPGARRRVGRVRPGKMSSEDQGPFLHCCPECPASFRMNTQLQKHRLLHTSHPFTCEYCGDAFTRRKDLDLHSLQHQDKEPKSCPQCSAQFLNQAVLDIHLQRCTAQVSELSDCSGSGRGRGQGRGRSMGQLECDMCGHRCVTQEGLELHRLSHTGQTPLRCPLAPCRRRFATSAALGDHVLAHCQGMQGKSQTTPRRFRCQHCGKEFAYASTFAVHMRIHTDERPFECSHCGKRFRQLPHLQDHERIHSGLRPFVCWVCGKSFSVAARLTEHARVHSGEKPYACPRCPATFRSRPNLDKHLRLHADDPIDPAAEAVMGEGESAVQTILLVQAPASPTSVSSVGGAEVEEGAVILPADQVSAAGAILPGSGSSVVILHPSITVPNMSMSSMPISVVESHDVPHTLEFIIEETV from the exons ATGCCCCAGATCACCCAGGTGGAGTACCAGACGTCGGTCGGTGTCCCAACGTCTCCAGAGCCCAGCGTACCAGACAAAAGGAGCAGTTCAGCCGATGTGCCTCGAATCCTGTACCAGTGCGGTGACTGCGAAGTCCTGTTTGATTCGCTCATCCTTTGGCAGCAGCACCGCAAGCAGGGCAACTGTCAAGACACGGGGCAGGACCAAGAGGGGCCGGATTATGGAGAGGCCGATGGCGCGGAGGTTGATCTTGTTACAAGAGTGGATGAGCGTGAGAATGTAATCACCCATTATGAACTGGAGGAGAGTGTGGATGGGATGAAGGATGGCCAGACAATTGTGTATGAGAGCCAAGCCGAAATAAATAGTGGAAGTGAAGTCCAACCTGATCTGGCAGCAGAGCCCTCCCAGGAAGCAGTAGCGAGTGGAACGGATGGCCCCGAAACACaggaagctcctcctcatcccgagACCGCCCCGGTGGAGGAGGACtatgaggaggagcaggagccaCCAGTCAGGAAGAGAGGTCCTAAGAAGGCCAAACCCCCATCGAGCTTGCTGTGTGTGGACTGTGGGATGGGCTTTGGGGCCGTGGCCGAGCTTGTGTCCCACCGGCGAAGCCAGCATGGGCTGGCGGACGCGCTGCACCGCTGCCACGTGTGCGGTGAGAGCTTCCTCAACACCACACTCTTCCTCTACCACCGCAAGCAGCACCGCCAGCGGCAACAGGAAATGGAACAGGTCGAGGAGGCTCAGATTGAGACTGTGGTTGAGTCCCCCATACCAATCGAGGTGTCAGAGGTGGCCCACGGCCAAGGCCTCCTGCTCCTGGCAGCTGCAGGGGAAGGCCAGAGCCTGGGCATCCCCACCGTCCTGACAAATGAGATGCTGCAAGGAGCACTTGTGGAAGGGGTCACTTCCCAGGAGGTTGAGTTTATTAGTGAACAAGAGGAGAACGGGGCGGAGCAGCCTGAGATTGAAGCAGCGTTGGAGGCTGGGGACGAGAATCTTCCTAAAGACACGGAGGAAGAGAAAGGGGCTACAGAAGAGAAAGAACAAATGGATGTGGAGGAAGTGTTCACCTCAGCACCTGCCTCCACCTTGTCCCCCACCCCGCAGCAGGAGAAGAGCTTTCTGTGCAACCACTGTGGCATCTGCTTCACGTCCGAGCCTGAGCTGCTGGAGCACCGCAGAACCCAGCATGGTCTGAAGGGGGCTCTGCACTGCTGCCCTGTCTGCGGCCTGGAGTTCATGAACACCACCCAGTTCCTTTACCATCGCCgggaacacaaaaacactgatGCTGGCCAAGGAGGCAGTGCCATGGGAGCAAAGAGGATCCTGTCCCCACCCAGTGCCGCGTCCGGTTTATCCAGAGCCAAGGTGGTGAGAATGGGAATGAGCCTCCTGAAGAGCAGCCAGCAAG AAAATTCTGCCACTGTCTTGGCGAGTGAAGATACAGAGCCGGCCAAAACAACCATCTTTCTTCAGTCTGTCACATCCCCTCAGCACCTTCAGAACCTGTCCACCACTCCTGTGACTTTGTCCGAAGCAGCCATTCCCCCTCCACCGGCCAAATTGACCAAAGACTGGTCACGTACGTCTCTGCCCCATGTGTGCCCGCACTGCGGCCGCACCTTCACCCGCCGCTGCTTGCTGCGTGCCCATGTATACAGCCACACAGGTGAGAAGCTTTTCAGCTGCAAGGTGTGCGGAAAAGCCTTCGCCAGCCCAAACAACCTGCTGCGCCACAGCCAGACCCACGCGCCCATCAAACCGTTCCGCTGTGGCCTCTGCGGCAAGACCTTCTCCCAGGCAGGAACGCTGAAACGCCACTCCCTCACCCACAGCCGGCCTGGAGCCCGCCGGCGGGTTGGCCGTGTCAGGCCCGGCAAGATGTCCTCCGAGGACCAGGGACCCTTCCTGCACTGCTGCCCTGAGTGTCCTGCCAGCTTCCGAATGAACACACAGCTGCAGAAACACAG GCTCCTCCACACCAGTCACCCATTCACCTGTGAATACTGCGGTGATGCCTTCACACGTCGGAAAGATCTGGATTTGCATTCGCTGCAGCaccaag ATAAAGAACCCAAGTCGTGTCCTCAGTGTTCGGCTCAGTTCCTGAACCAGGCCGTTTTGGACATCCACCTGCAGCGCTGCACTGCGCAGGTCTCAGAATTGTCTGATTGcagtggtagtgggcgtgggcGTGGTCAGGGCCGTGGCCGCAGCATGGGACAACTTGAGTGCGACATGTGTGGACACCGCTGTGTGACACAGGAGGGGTTGGAGTTGCACCGGCTCTCGCACACAGGGCAGACACCTCTGCGCTGCCCTCTAGCCCCCTGCCGCCGACGCTTTGCCACCAGTGCTGCCCTTGGTGACCACGTCCTCGCCCACTGCCAGGGCATGCAGGGCAAAAGCCAGACCACGCCCCGCCGCTTTCGATGTCAGCACTGTGGGAAGGAGTTTGCCTATGCGTCCACCTTCGCTGTGCACATGCGCATCCACACTGACGAGAGACCATTTGAG TGCTCCCATTGTGGGAAGCGTTTTCGCCAGCTGCCCCACCTTCAGGACCATGAGCGCATCCACAGCGGCCTCCGGCCGTTCGTCTGTTGGGTGTGTGGAAAGAGCTTCAGCGTGGCGGCGCGCCTGACTGAACACGCGCGAGTGCACAGCGGTGAAAAGCCCTACGCCTGCCCCCGCTGCCCGGCCACCTTCCGCTCGCGCCCAAACCTCGACAAGCACCTCCGCCTCCACGCCGACGACCCCATTGACCCGGCCGCCGAGGCAGTGATGGGCGAGGGCGAGTCGGCGGTGCAGACCATCCTGCTGGTGCAGGCCCCTGCCTCCCCCACCTCTGTGTCCTCGGTCGGCGGggcggaggtggaggagggcgCTGTGATCCTGCCAGCTGACCAGGTCTCGGCTGCCGGTGCCATTCTGCCCGGTTCTGGCTCGTCGGTGGTCATCCTCCACCCGAGCATCACCGTACCGAACATGAGCATGTCATCAATGCCCATCTCAGTGGTGGAGAGTCACGATGTGCCACACACACTCGAGTTCATTATCGAGGAGACGGTGTAG